A genomic segment from Cygnus atratus isolate AKBS03 ecotype Queensland, Australia chromosome Z, CAtr_DNAZoo_HiC_assembly, whole genome shotgun sequence encodes:
- the PGAP4 gene encoding post-GPI attachment to proteins factor 4, which produces MLHHAWQLYGRWCRWSSPFVHLLTLTVVTFGVLAPLICHRLLHSYFYLRRWHLNPMSQEFLKQNQQEGQAALHYFEKLQIPNISKTSGSETFRPLLLVTIITVQRRNDFHYVLQVASRFHHLLQQCGARCQSHRVLLCNVESDPSRHQDVRLLSSFFPMVSRDKTGEDPDPGLNQFEKEKQDYVFCLEQSLLAYNPEYVLVVEDDAVPEDEIFPVLQHLLLARFSKPYLRDALYFKLYHPERLQHYVNPEPMRILEWLGLGMFLGPVLNCGYSWATGRPGLSWPIILFFALYSMALSELVGRHYLLELRRLAPMLYNVVPVTECCTPAMLFSAPSAQRALGYLKGLHCRQGFAKDIALYSLLHAKGENAYVVEPNLVRHVGMYSSLRLNDNPKLL; this is translated from the coding sequence ATGTTACACCACGCCTGGCAGCTCTATGGGAGGTGGTGCCGTTGGTCCAGTCCTTTTGTCCACCTCCTCACACTGACTGTAGTGACATTCGGTGTGCTGGCTCCTTTGATTTGCCACCGGCTCCTCCACTCCTATTTTTATTTGCGGCGCTGGCACCTGAATCCCATGAGCCAGGAGTTCCTGAAGCAGAACCAGCAGGAGGGCCAGGCTGCCCTCCATTACTTTGAGAAGCTGCAGATACCAAACATCTCCAAGACCTCTGGCAGCGAGACCTTCCGGCCCTTGTTGCTGGTCACCATTATCACTGTGCAGAGGAGGAATGATTTCCACTACGTCTTGCAGGTGGCCTCTCGcttccaccacctcctccagcaaTGTGGTGCACGCTGCCAGAGCCACCGTGTCCTCCTCTGTAACGTGGAGTCAGACCCCAGCCGCCACCAGGATGtcaggctgctgagcagcttctTTCCAATGGTCAGTCGTGACAAAACTGGGGAGGACCCTGACCCTGGATTGAACCAGTTTGAGAAGGAGAAGCAGGACTATGTTTTCTGCCTTGAGCAGTCACTCTTGGCATATAACCCAGAATATGTCCTGGTAGTGGAAGATGACGCTGTGCCAGAAGACGAGATATTCCCTGTCTTGCAGCACCTCTTGTTGGCCCGATTCTCCAAACCGTACCTCAGAGATGCACTCTACTTCAAGCTTTACCATCCTGAGAGGCTTCAGCACTATGTCAACCCCGAGCCCATGCGAATCCTCGAGTGGCTGGGCCTGGGCATGTTTCTGGGGCCTGTGCTGAACTGTGGGTACTCCTGGGCAACTGGTCGCCCAGGCCTGAGCTGGCCCATCATcttgttctttgctttgtaCAGCATGGCTTTGTCAGAGCTGGTGGGACGGCACTACTTGCTGGAGCTGCGTCGGCTGGCCCCCATGCTGTATAACGTCGTGCCGGTCACTGAGTGCTGCACGCCTGCCatgctcttctctgctccttctgCCCAACGTGCCTTAGGTTACCTGAAGGGGCTGCACTGCCGACAGGGTTTTGCGAAGGACATCGCCCTCTACTCGCTGCTGCACGCTAAGGGGGAGAATGCCTACGTGGTGGAACCCAATCTGGTCCGGCACGTGGGAATGTATTCCAGCCTTCGTCTAAATGACAACCCCAAACTGCTGTGA